A DNA window from Polynucleobacter sp. AP-Titi-500A-B4 contains the following coding sequences:
- a CDS encoding pseudouridine synthase, giving the protein MSIQVNSEGVSASRVFLPADQSYLNLLQFFVAQFPHIQAGEWERRFHDNLILDIEGQPLAASDPYQPNTHLMYFRRLAREPEIPFEEQILFQDDHILVADKPHFLPVTPSGLYLHQTLLNRLKKKTGIQTLSPLHRIDRDTAGLVIFSVNPTERAQYQNLFRDRAVKKVYEAIAPYSQVLVDKLPMIYQSRLEESEHFLQMQEVEGEPNADTLIELIQVNKSWAKYRLIPGSGKKHQLRCHLNALSIPIKQDQIYPVLTPYQEYDLDVSKPLQLLAKEIAFQDPITNQARFFISQKTLEF; this is encoded by the coding sequence ATGAGTATTCAGGTTAATTCAGAAGGGGTTTCAGCATCCAGGGTGTTTTTACCTGCGGATCAGTCTTACCTCAATCTTCTGCAATTCTTTGTTGCCCAGTTTCCGCATATTCAAGCAGGTGAGTGGGAGCGGCGCTTCCATGACAACCTTATTCTCGATATTGAGGGGCAGCCTCTAGCGGCAAGCGACCCATATCAACCTAATACGCATCTGATGTATTTTAGGAGATTGGCACGCGAACCAGAAATTCCTTTTGAAGAACAGATTCTATTTCAAGATGATCATATTCTGGTTGCCGATAAACCCCATTTCTTGCCGGTGACGCCGAGCGGACTTTACTTGCATCAAACTTTACTCAATCGCCTGAAGAAAAAAACAGGTATTCAGACGCTCAGCCCGCTTCATCGGATTGATCGTGATACCGCAGGCTTAGTTATCTTCTCTGTTAATCCAACAGAAAGAGCGCAATACCAAAATCTCTTTCGAGATCGTGCAGTCAAGAAGGTTTATGAAGCTATTGCGCCATACTCACAAGTCTTAGTAGACAAGCTGCCCATGATTTATCAAAGTCGCCTAGAAGAATCAGAACACTTCCTACAGATGCAGGAAGTGGAGGGCGAACCAAACGCAGATACGCTTATCGAGCTGATTCAAGTCAATAAGTCATGGGCTAAATATCGCCTCATTCCAGGCAGTGGCAAGAAGCATCAATTGCGTTGCCATCTCAATGCGCTAAGCATCCCAATCAAACAGGATCAGATTTATCCAGTTCTCACGCCATATCAAGAATATGACTTAGACGTTTCTAAGCCATTACAGCTATTGGCTAAAGAAATTGCCTTTCAAGACCCCATTACGAATCAAGCAAGGTTCTTCATCAGTCAAAAGACCTTGGAGTTCTAG
- the scpB gene encoding methylmalonyl-CoA decarboxylase produces MNYQYIKTEQADLIATIRFNHYSKRNALSECLIEEMHHALEVFGKEDVRVLVLRSDQKNKVWSAGHDVMELPRSERDPLPADDPVMVLLKSIRAFRAPVIAMVDGSVWGASTDLIMSCDIAMGDHDSTFAITPAKLGLPYTASGILHFMSRMPLNVVKEMFLTADPIGADRALQIGILNHLYVSGELEAKTYQMARTIASRSPQANSVLKAQAQMLSDAAVMNPAVFEHLQSLRKNVYMGSDYREGITAFLERRAPVFGQAK; encoded by the coding sequence ATGAATTATCAGTACATCAAAACAGAGCAGGCAGATCTGATTGCCACGATTCGATTTAATCATTACAGCAAACGGAATGCATTAAGCGAATGCTTAATTGAAGAGATGCACCATGCTCTAGAGGTCTTTGGTAAAGAAGACGTCCGCGTACTCGTGCTGCGATCAGACCAAAAGAATAAGGTATGGTCGGCAGGGCATGATGTGATGGAGTTACCTCGGTCAGAGCGTGACCCCTTGCCAGCTGATGATCCTGTGATGGTACTGCTCAAGTCTATTCGTGCATTTAGGGCACCAGTCATTGCGATGGTTGATGGTTCAGTCTGGGGTGCATCTACAGACTTGATCATGAGTTGTGATATTGCCATGGGTGATCATGATTCCACCTTTGCCATTACGCCAGCAAAGCTCGGGCTGCCCTATACCGCCAGTGGGATCTTGCATTTTATGTCTCGTATGCCGCTCAATGTCGTTAAGGAAATGTTCCTCACTGCCGATCCTATCGGTGCTGATCGCGCATTACAAATTGGTATCCTAAATCACCTCTATGTCTCTGGTGAATTGGAGGCAAAGACTTATCAAATGGCCAGAACGATTGCTTCACGCTCACCCCAGGCTAACTCTGTACTCAAAGCACAGGCGCAAATGCTCTCTGATGCAGCTGTCATGAATCCTGCAGTATTTGAACACCTACAATCCTTGCGCAAGAATGTCTACATGGGAAGCGATTACCGTGAAGGCATCACTGCATTCCTAGAAAGACGTGCCCCTGTGTTTGGTCAAGCAAAGTAA